In the Vibrio gigantis genome, one interval contains:
- a CDS encoding phosphotransferase, whose product MAIFSWSEAKLLDTSLSSLDGYFSEPPVRAQTLTGGLTNRCWKLVSANGTAYVWRPITPITKAFFISRHEEYQVLSAIERLGIGPSPMVVNEQGLLVEWIAGETLYDDLDLDDLLKTLLSVHLVNTARLPLQPFSFTARVDHYWLQLDAIHKTEVCTKIYQEWRVAPSITNVDLSLCHFDLGGYNLVKNSDGIKIIDWEYAALADPRLDLTLTIAVAGVPVTDAVEKYCQLRGIHDVQAWLDGVEAWLPRSQMMAMLWYLLAHQLWGDESYLREAEALSHTLCS is encoded by the coding sequence ATGGCAATTTTTTCTTGGTCTGAGGCTAAGCTTCTTGATACTAGTTTGAGTTCGCTTGATGGTTACTTTTCTGAGCCTCCAGTTAGAGCGCAGACATTAACAGGCGGTTTGACCAATCGATGTTGGAAGTTGGTTTCAGCCAATGGCACAGCCTATGTGTGGCGTCCAATCACACCGATCACTAAAGCCTTCTTTATCTCTCGTCATGAAGAGTACCAAGTGTTGTCGGCAATTGAGCGTCTTGGCATCGGGCCAAGCCCAATGGTGGTGAATGAGCAGGGTTTATTGGTTGAGTGGATTGCGGGTGAGACACTTTACGACGATCTAGACCTCGATGACCTGTTGAAAACGCTGCTCTCAGTACATCTGGTTAATACTGCGCGATTACCACTACAACCATTCAGTTTCACGGCGCGAGTAGACCACTATTGGTTGCAGCTTGATGCGATTCATAAGACCGAAGTCTGCACTAAAATTTATCAAGAGTGGCGTGTGGCCCCGAGTATTACTAATGTTGACCTGTCTTTATGCCATTTTGACTTAGGTGGTTATAACCTAGTGAAAAATAGTGATGGGATTAAGATTATTGATTGGGAATACGCTGCGCTAGCAGACCCTAGGCTCGACTTAACCTTGACCATTGCTGTTGCCGGAGTGCCGGTCACTGACGCGGTTGAGAAGTACTGTCAGTTGCGAGGTATTCATGATGTTCAGGCATGGCTCGACGGTGTAGAAGCTTGGTTACCAAGAAGCCAAATGATGGCGATGCTGTGGTATTTACTTGCTCATCAGCTATGGGGAGATGAAAGTTATCTTCGTGAGGCAGAGGCTCTGAGTCACACTTTATGTAGCTAG
- the ycfP gene encoding alpha/beta hydrolase YcfP, giving the protein MIIYLHGFDSTSPGNHEKILQLQFIDDDVRFINYSTLHPKHDMQHLLKEVHKVIEQSDDPHPIICGVGLGGFWSERIGFLCGIKQVVFNPNLHPENNMVGRIDRPEEYEDIATKCVEQYRMKNKGRCLVVLSREDEIHDNTKTAAALEDYYDVIWDEKESHKFKKISQHLQAMKAFKNA; this is encoded by the coding sequence ATGATTATCTATCTACATGGCTTCGACTCAACAAGCCCGGGCAATCACGAAAAAATACTGCAGTTGCAATTCATTGATGATGACGTTCGTTTCATTAACTACAGTACTTTGCATCCAAAACACGATATGCAGCACTTGCTAAAGGAAGTGCATAAAGTGATAGAGCAATCCGATGATCCGCATCCAATTATTTGTGGTGTCGGTTTAGGTGGCTTTTGGTCTGAGCGTATTGGTTTCTTATGTGGGATCAAGCAGGTGGTGTTCAATCCTAATCTTCACCCTGAGAACAACATGGTAGGTCGAATTGACCGTCCAGAAGAGTATGAAGATATCGCGACCAAGTGTGTCGAGCAGTACCGAATGAAAAACAAAGGACGCTGTTTAGTGGTGCTTTCTCGTGAAGATGAAATTCACGACAATACCAAAACAGCTGCCGCGCTCGAAGACTACTACGATGTGATTTGGGATGAAAAAGAGAGCCATAAATTCAAAAAAATCTCTCAACACCTTCAGGCAATGAAAGCGTTTAAGAACGCCTGA
- a CDS encoding NAD(P)/FAD-dependent oxidoreductase, whose protein sequence is MTKIIVVGGGAGGLELATKLGRTLGRKKRAQITLVDRKASHLWKPLLHEVATGSLDEGVDALSYRAHAKNHYFDFQMGSLNDIDRERKVIALSELKDEHGELLMPSRELEYDILVMALGSTSNDFNTPGVRDNCIFLDSPEQAHRFRTEMNNQFLKLHAKNGQGTVDIAIVGAGATGVELSAELHNAVKELRTYGFGDLDSSKLNVNLVEAGERILPALPPRISSAAHSELTKLGVNVRTNTMVTQADSDGLTTKDGDKIPAQIMVWAAGIKAPDFMKDIGGLETNRINQLVVKNTLQTTLDDSIFAIGDLAQCTQADGSFVPPRAQAAHQMASCAFSNIIAKLNGRDLKDYIYKDKGSLVSLSRFSTVGSLMGNLTKGSMMVEGRIARVVYISLYRMHQMALHGLIKTSLMMLVGRINRVLRPNLKLH, encoded by the coding sequence GTGACAAAAATTATCGTAGTAGGCGGCGGTGCTGGTGGTTTAGAGCTAGCAACTAAGCTAGGCCGAACTTTAGGCCGTAAGAAACGTGCCCAGATCACTCTGGTAGACCGTAAAGCAAGCCACCTATGGAAACCATTACTTCATGAAGTAGCAACTGGCTCACTGGATGAAGGTGTTGATGCACTAAGCTACCGCGCACACGCAAAAAACCATTACTTCGACTTCCAAATGGGCAGCCTGAACGACATCGATCGTGAACGTAAAGTGATTGCACTGAGCGAACTGAAAGATGAGCACGGCGAGCTGTTGATGCCAAGCCGTGAACTTGAATACGATATTCTTGTTATGGCACTAGGTTCAACGTCGAACGACTTCAACACTCCTGGCGTTCGTGATAACTGCATTTTCCTCGATAGCCCAGAACAAGCGCACCGTTTCCGTACTGAAATGAACAACCAGTTCTTAAAACTTCACGCTAAGAACGGTCAAGGTACGGTAGACATCGCGATTGTTGGTGCTGGTGCAACGGGCGTAGAGCTTTCTGCAGAGCTACATAACGCGGTAAAAGAGCTTCGCACTTACGGTTTCGGCGACCTAGATTCCAGCAAGTTGAACGTCAACCTTGTTGAAGCGGGTGAACGTATTCTTCCTGCTCTTCCTCCTCGTATTTCAAGCGCCGCACACTCTGAGCTAACTAAGCTTGGTGTAAACGTTCGTACTAATACTATGGTGACGCAAGCTGATTCTGATGGTCTAACAACCAAAGACGGTGACAAGATCCCTGCTCAAATCATGGTATGGGCAGCAGGTATTAAAGCGCCAGATTTCATGAAAGATATTGGTGGCCTTGAGACTAACCGTATCAACCAATTGGTTGTGAAAAATACGCTGCAAACCACGCTTGACGACAGTATCTTTGCTATCGGTGACTTGGCACAATGTACACAAGCGGATGGTTCATTCGTTCCACCACGTGCACAAGCGGCTCACCAAATGGCAAGTTGTGCATTTAGCAACATCATTGCTAAGTTGAATGGCCGTGACCTGAAAGACTATATCTACAAAGATAAAGGCTCACTGGTTTCACTAAGCCGTTTTTCTACAGTGGGTAGCTTGATGGGTAACCTGACTAAAGGTTCGATGATGGTTGAAGGTCGTATTGCTCGCGTGGTTTACATCTCTTTGTACCGCATGCACCAGATGGCGCTTCACGGCTTGATCAAAACATCACTGATGATGTTGGTTGGTCGTATTAACCGTGTACTTCGTCCAAACTTAAAGCTTCACTAA
- a CDS encoding GNAT family N-acetyltransferase — translation MSPDFQINTQNLSLKIIEPSDAKEFAQLIKSSPSLLPWVDWCHDEFSIVEAEKFILATRLNWVKADAFGFGIFEQKTDKLVGMVAINELYHTFNMASLGYWVGDEFQRRGIAKEAMLALFEFCFAQLKLTRLEIVCDTENLPSQKLIERCGAERETIAKNRFIFNGKPKDGIVYSVLPPTA, via the coding sequence ATGAGCCCAGACTTTCAGATCAATACACAGAATCTAAGCCTCAAAATCATTGAACCCTCAGATGCTAAAGAGTTTGCTCAACTGATCAAATCTTCACCAAGCTTATTACCTTGGGTAGACTGGTGTCATGATGAGTTTTCTATCGTCGAAGCCGAAAAATTCATTCTGGCAACTCGCCTCAATTGGGTAAAAGCCGATGCGTTTGGTTTTGGTATCTTTGAGCAAAAAACCGATAAGCTGGTCGGAATGGTGGCGATCAATGAGCTTTACCACACCTTCAATATGGCAAGTTTAGGTTATTGGGTCGGTGACGAATTTCAAAGGAGAGGTATTGCCAAAGAAGCGATGCTAGCCTTGTTTGAATTCTGCTTTGCTCAGCTTAAGCTAACGCGCTTGGAGATCGTTTGTGATACCGAAAATCTACCAAGCCAAAAGCTGATAGAGAGGTGTGGTGCAGAGCGAGAAACCATCGCCAAGAATCGATTTATCTTTAACGGAAAGCCGAAAGATGGCATCGTTTACTCAGTATTACCGCCAACGGCTTAA